A window of Malania oleifera isolate guangnan ecotype guangnan chromosome 5, ASM2987363v1, whole genome shotgun sequence contains these coding sequences:
- the LOC131156474 gene encoding protein CHROMATIN REMODELING 35-like isoform X3, which translates to MRGKRSMQPTNEVSSSQLGSSSSMQTELCSKGHKRKTLFNEGKEHTGLTGLTVMRKRKRGRIVSKTQDCCDPFNFPNLLDGLDYSKFGSAAKDIEALCARKRQTPSTYVELHPTLPYARLDVEKNQNMEASNFPQRTSSEHKNVIDLEDDHSENYVPAVAPSVIILDSDEECANQGPSSSCEEVVLSKPASEPSITDLMVENYSEGKAPTEEEESISNETSETVDDSLADIWKEMEIALEYSKDTAVDSLSDEHVIGGGDDCDHSFVLRDDLGYVCRICGIIQRSIDTIFEFQYGKTTRTTRTYMSETWNKKDREPVEILPHGVKLSEHESTVTHVFAHPRHMKQMKPHQVEGFNFLLQNLVTDNPGGCILAHAPGSGKTFMIISFVQSFLAKYPNARPLVVLPKGILATWKKEFQRWQIEDVPLFDFYSSKAENRSQQLDVLKKWVEQKSILFLGYKQFSSIVCHNEICQMTAACREILLKAPSVLILDEGHTPRNENTDVLHSLAEVQTPRKVVLSGTLFHNHVKEVFNILNLVRPRFLKLDTSRALVKRIISKVQIAGARRMVKSSANSTFYDLVQNTLQKDDDFRRKVSVIQDLREMTSKVLHYYKGDFLEELPGLVDFTVHLTLSAKQRTEVEKLKKLDNFKRNSVGSAVYVHPCLKMFAEKNPAARDRSALVNDEKIDEIIEKLNVKDGVKAKFFLGMLGLCELTGEKLLVFSQYLLPLKFLERLAKRVKGWSPGKETFMISGDSNSELREWSMECFNGSADAKIFFGSIKACGEGISLVGASRILILDVHLNPSVTRQAIGRAFRPGQQRKVYTYRLVAADSPEEEDHLTSFRKEMISKLWFEWDECCVHQDYEMSSVDVKDCGDTFLGSPLLGEDIKALFKR; encoded by the exons ATGAGGGGAAAG CGCTCTATGCAGCCAACGAACGAGGTTTCGTCCAGTCAACTTGGCAGCAGCTCTTCAATGCAAACTG AGTTGTGTTCTAAGGGGCATAAGAGGAAGACATTATTCAATGAAGGAAAAGAGCATACTGGCTTGACTGGTTTAACAGTTATGCGTAAAAGAAAGCGAGGAAGGATTGTTTCCAAGACTCAAGATTGTTGTGATCCATTTAATTTCCCTAATTTGCTGGATGGGCTGGATTATTCTAAGTTTGGAAGTGCGGCAAAAGACATAGAGGCTCTTTGTGCTAGGAAGAGGCAAACACCTAGCACTTATGTTGAATTGCATCCAACTCTTCCATATGCGCGTCTGGATGTGGAAAAGAACCAGAATATGGAGGCTTCAAATTTTCCACAACGTACTTCTTCAGAGCATAAGAATGTGATTGATCTAGAGGACGATCATTCTGAAAATTATGTTCCAGCCGTAGCACCATCAGTTATAATTCTTGACTCAGATGAAGAATGTGCAAATCAGGGGCCTTCTTCTTCATGTGAGGAGGTTGTTTTGAGCAAGCCAGCTAGTGAACCTTCAATTACTGATTTAATG GTTGAAAATTATTCAGAGGGCAAAGCTCCGACTGAAGAAGAGGAAAGTATTTCCAATGAAACCAGTGAAACTGTAGATGATAGTCTGGCAGATATTTGGAAGGAGATGGAAATTGCATTGGAATATTCCAAG GATACTGCTGTAGATTCGTTATCTGATGAGCATGTCATTGGAGGTGGAGATGACTGTGATCATTCTTTTGTCCTAAGGGATGATCTCGGCTACGTTTGTCGGATTTGTGGGATTATTCAAAGATCAATTGATACCATATTTGAATTCCAGTATGGCAAG ACAACAAGAACAACAAGAACTTACATGTCTGAAACTTGGAATAAAAAAGACAGAGAGCCAGTTGAAATTCTCCCTCATGGGGTTAAGTTATCTGAGCACGAATCAACTGTAACTCACGTCTTTGCCCATCCAAGGCACATGAAGCAAATGAAACCCCATCAAGTGGAGGGTTTCAATTTTCTGCTACAGAACTTGGTGACTGACAATCCAGGGGGCTGCATCTTGGCACATGCTCCAGGATCTGGAAAAACTTTTATGATCATCAGTTTCGTGCAGAGTTTTCTGGCCAAGTATCCCAATGCTAGACCACTTGTTGTACTACCAAAAGGCATATTAGCCACATGGAAGAAAGAATTTCAGAGATGGCAGATTGAAGACGTTCCACTCTTTGACTTCTACTCATCAAAAGCAGAAAATCGTTCTCAACAGTTGGACGTGTtaaagaaatgggtagaacagaAGAGCATTCTCTTTCTGGGGTATAAGCAGTTTTCGTCGATTGTTTGTCACAATGAAATCTGCCAGATGACGGCTGCCTGTCGAGAAATACTGTTGAAGGCACCTTCTGTTCTTATTCTGGATGAAGGTCACACTCCAAGAAATGAGAATACCGATGTGCTGCACTCTTTAGCAGAGGTTCAGACGCCTCGAAAAGTAGTACTTTCTGGAACTCTATTCCACAATCATGTCAAAGAGGTATTCAATATATTGAATCTTGTTCGGCCCAGGTTTTTGAAACTGGATACTTCCCGAGCACTTGTCAAGCGCATCATTAGCAAAGTACAGATAGCCGGTGCAAGAAGGATGGTAAAATCGAGTGCAAATTCGACTTTCTATGACTTGGTACAGAACACACTTCAGAAGGATGATGATTTCAGGAGAAAAGTGAGTGTTATACAAGATCTTCGGGAGATGACCAGCAAAGTTCTTCACTACTACAAGGGAGACTTCTTGGAAGAACTACCTGGTCTTGTTGACTTCACTGTGCACCTCACTTTAAGTGCCAAACAGAGAACTGAAGTTGAGAAGCTAAAGAAGCTGGATAATTTCAAGAGAAATTCTGTAGGCAGCGCTGTTTATGTGCACCCATGCTTGAAAATGTTTGCAGAGAAAAATCCTGCAGCTAGAGATAGATCTGCATTGGTCAATGACGAGAAGATAGATGAGATAATTGAGAAACTGAATGTCAAAGATGGAGTGAAAGCCAAGTTCTTTCTTGGCATGTTGGGTTTGTGTGAATTGACTGGTGAGAAGCTGCTGGTTTTCAGTCAGTATCTCCTGCCCCTGAAATTTTTGGAGAGATTAGCAAAGAGAGTCAAGGGTTGGAGCCCTGGAAAAGAAACTTTTATGATCTCAGGTGATTCAAATTCTGAGCTTAGGGAGTGGTCCATGGAATGCTTTAATGGTTCCGCTGATGCCAAAATCTTCTTTGGGTCAATTAAAGCTTGTGGTGAAGGAATCTCTCTGGTTGGGGCATCTCGCATTCTAATTTTGGATGTCCACCTTAATCCTTCAGTAACCCGCCAAGCAATAGGCCGTGCTTTTCGGCCAGGCCAACAGAGAAAAGTGTACACTTACAGACTTGTTGCTGCTGATTCACCTGAAGAAGAAGACCACTTGACATCCTTCCGAAAGGAGATGATTTCAAAGCTgtggtttgaatgggatgagtgTTGTGTCCATCAAGACTACGAAATGAGCTCTGTTGATGTGAAGGATTGTGGTGATACCTTTCTGGGAAGCCCATTGCTCGGTGAAGATATAAAGGCTTTGTTCAAAAG gTAA